Proteins from one Chloroflexota bacterium genomic window:
- a CDS encoding FAD:protein FMN transferase, which yields MGELIFRAMGCEVAVLSDQSIDLAAVPQWFEAWEQTLSRFRSNSELMRLNQRAGRPLAVSETLWEVLGLALDAAAWSKGLVVPTLLPALLHAGYDRSFELLSNALNQPQAWHYQPQAWLAISRRDQGRLVQLARDTALDLGGIAKGWAADRTAQQFATQAACLVDVGGDLATAGQRQDGLAWAVGVPNPRTQQREAMIWFATGGVATSGVDYRRWRKGDRWQHHLIDPRTGAPSTSDVLSATVIAPSAAQAEVAAKIVVLLGIEPGLAWINQHPAFAALAFDHAGKSYSSERFNSYRWE from the coding sequence ATGGGCGAATTGATCTTTCGGGCAATGGGTTGCGAGGTGGCAGTGCTTAGCGATCAGTCAATCGATCTTGCGGCAGTGCCACAATGGTTTGAGGCTTGGGAGCAAACGCTAAGCCGTTTTCGCTCAAATAGCGAATTGATGCGGCTCAATCAGCGGGCTGGTCGGCCACTGGCAGTCAGCGAAACCCTGTGGGAAGTGCTGGGTTTGGCGCTCGATGCCGCCGCTTGGAGCAAAGGCTTAGTTGTGCCAACCCTGCTGCCCGCGCTTTTGCATGCTGGCTATGACCGCTCATTTGAATTGTTGAGCAACGCGCTCAACCAACCACAGGCTTGGCACTATCAGCCACAAGCATGGCTGGCAATTTCCCGCCGCGATCAAGGTCGTTTGGTGCAACTAGCCCGTGATACCGCCCTTGATTTGGGTGGCATTGCCAAGGGTTGGGCCGCCGATCGAACCGCTCAGCAATTCGCAACGCAAGCGGCCTGCTTGGTTGATGTCGGTGGCGATTTGGCAACCGCAGGCCAGCGCCAAGATGGCTTGGCTTGGGCTGTTGGCGTGCCAAACCCACGCACCCAGCAGCGTGAAGCCATGATCTGGTTTGCAACTGGCGGTGTGGCAACCTCAGGAGTTGATTATCGGCGCTGGCGCAAAGGCGATCGCTGGCAACATCACTTAATCGACCCGCGCACAGGCGCACCAAGTACGAGCGATGTGTTGAGTGCCACCGTGATTGCGCCCAGTGCAGCGCAAGCCGAGGTAGCCGCCAAAATTGTGGTGTTGCTGGGCATTGAACCTGGCTTAGCTTGGATTAATCAGCACCCTGCTTTTGCGGCGCTGGCCTTTGATCACGCTGGCAAAAGCTATAGCAGCGAACGTTTTAATAGTTATCGTTGGGAGTAA
- a CDS encoding response regulator transcription factor — MRVLLIEDDRKLARLIERALRDEHHQVDLAYEGDSGLDMALHGMYDVAVIDWMLPERDGPSICRAIRAAKLNTRLLLLTARSQIEDRVTGLDSGADDYLSKPFAFEELLARVRALGRRFNSNLSSEELRSGEVVLDLRAHTARRANQQLDLTATEWNLLECLIRNSNQALSRQQLLDYVWSYERDVQPSMVDVYISYLRRKLEQPAKRDPIQTVRGVGYRWVSDNA, encoded by the coding sequence ATGCGGGTGTTGCTAATTGAAGATGATCGCAAATTGGCCCGCTTGATTGAGCGAGCCCTGCGCGATGAACATCATCAGGTTGATCTGGCTTACGAGGGCGATAGTGGCTTGGATATGGCGCTGCATGGTATGTATGATGTGGCAGTGATCGATTGGATGTTGCCTGAGCGCGATGGTCCCAGCATTTGTCGGGCAATTCGCGCCGCCAAACTCAACACCAGGTTGCTTTTATTGACCGCACGGAGCCAAATTGAAGATCGGGTCACGGGCTTGGATAGCGGAGCCGACGATTATTTGAGCAAACCATTTGCCTTTGAGGAATTGTTGGCGCGAGTACGAGCTTTGGGGCGGCGCTTCAACAGCAATCTAAGCAGCGAAGAATTACGCTCAGGCGAGGTTGTGCTTGATCTGCGGGCGCACACGGCGCGGCGAGCCAATCAGCAGCTCGATTTAACCGCTACCGAATGGAATTTGCTCGAATGTTTGATTCGCAATAGCAACCAAGCCCTGAGTCGCCAACAATTGCTTGATTATGTCTGGTCGTATGAGCGTGATGTGCAACCATCGATGGTTGATGTCTATATCTCATACCTGCGGCGCAAACTTGAGCAACCAGCCAAACGTGATCCGATTCAAACCGTGCGAGGGGTTGGCTATCGTTGGGTGAGCGACAATGCTTAA
- a CDS encoding sulfite exporter TauE/SafE family protein, translated as MDQQPKEQKRVITLSVGMIINLLLIGLVAGVAGGMFGIGGGAIMVPAMVLLLALDQKFATGTSIGAQILPVGLLGAFVYYKEGNLDWRASIVIALGLLVGTYFGAKIAAPISSATMKKLYGAFLFIIGARYLFMK; from the coding sequence ATGGATCAGCAACCGAAGGAGCAAAAGCGCGTGATTACACTAAGCGTTGGCATGATTATCAATCTTCTTCTGATTGGGTTGGTCGCTGGAGTGGCTGGCGGCATGTTCGGAATTGGTGGCGGGGCGATTATGGTACCAGCCATGGTCTTGTTGCTGGCACTCGATCAGAAATTTGCGACTGGCACATCGATTGGCGCACAAATTTTGCCAGTTGGGTTGCTCGGCGCTTTTGTTTACTATAAAGAGGGCAATTTAGATTGGCGAGCTTCGATCGTTATTGCGCTTGGTTTGCTAGTTGGAACCTATTTTGGAGCCAAAATTGCTGCGCCAATTTCGTCGGCAACCATGAAAAAGCTCTATGGCGCATTTCTGTTTATCATTGGTGCCCGCTATTTGTTTATGAAATAG
- a CDS encoding M50 family metallopeptidase, which yields MLRNNELWIAIAIAVTSTIIARLPVLHWLVYPFELFNTFVHELGHGFASLLTGGKLDRLEVYSNGEGVAWTAGGIRWIVASAGYLSSALVGGALLILSARGISADRVTLIIGIALFVLCGLFVRNIFGIIVGILLAGAFIAASYKLALHWNEWLLLVLGVQTILNALDSLWDLLRLSSYRRHVTSDALIMQQATGVPAILWALVWSGIALLILWQAIRFAYFRDI from the coding sequence ATGCTACGCAACAACGAACTATGGATCGCGATTGCCATCGCGGTAACCTCAACGATCATCGCGCGGTTGCCAGTGCTGCATTGGCTGGTTTATCCGTTTGAGCTGTTCAATACCTTTGTGCATGAGCTTGGCCATGGCTTTGCTTCATTACTGACTGGCGGCAAACTCGATCGGCTTGAAGTGTATTCAAATGGCGAGGGCGTGGCCTGGACAGCTGGCGGCATTCGTTGGATTGTGGCCAGTGCTGGCTATTTGAGCAGCGCCTTGGTTGGCGGCGCATTATTAATTCTTTCAGCACGGGGCATTAGCGCTGATCGCGTCACATTAATTATTGGAATTGCGCTGTTTGTGCTGTGTGGCTTGTTTGTTCGTAATATTTTTGGCATTATTGTTGGTATTTTGCTGGCGGGTGCATTCATTGCCGCTAGTTATAAATTGGCGTTGCACTGGAACGAGTGGCTCTTGTTAGTTTTGGGCGTGCAAACCATCTTAAATGCGCTCGATAGCTTATGGGATTTACTGCGACTTTCATCCTACCGTCGCCATGTCACCAGCGATGCCCTGATTATGCAACAAGCAACCGGAGTTCCAGCAATTTTATGGGCGTTGGTGTGGAGCGGCATCGCCCTCTTGATTTTGTGGCAGGCCATTCGATTTGCCTACTTCCGTGACATTTAG
- the rlmB gene encoding 23S rRNA (guanosine(2251)-2'-O)-methyltransferase RlmB — MELLYGRNAVLEALRANRRKLGRLLIADGIKEGESMQAINTIARERRIQVAKVQRGELDKRTAGANHQGIALECGAYPYVEVDDIIELARERGEQPLILIFDHLQDPQNIGTLMRTAEIVGAHGIIFPDRRSASITPAVINASAGAVEHLYVAQITNIAQTIKHLQEYNIWVAGVEDDERAVDFDKANLRGALALVIGAEGPGLARLTRERCDLLVRLPMRGKVASLNAATAGSIILYHAWRVRG, encoded by the coding sequence TTGGAATTATTGTATGGACGCAATGCTGTTTTAGAGGCGTTACGCGCCAATCGGCGCAAATTGGGACGTTTACTGATCGCCGATGGCATCAAAGAGGGCGAATCGATGCAGGCGATCAATACAATTGCCCGCGAACGCCGAATTCAAGTTGCTAAAGTGCAGCGTGGTGAGCTTGATAAACGCACTGCTGGGGCAAACCATCAAGGCATTGCCCTCGAATGCGGTGCCTATCCCTATGTCGAAGTTGACGATATTATTGAGCTAGCCCGTGAGCGTGGCGAACAGCCGCTGATCTTGATTTTCGACCATTTGCAAGACCCACAAAATATTGGCACACTGATGCGTACCGCCGAAATTGTCGGCGCACATGGCATTATTTTCCCCGATCGACGCTCGGCCAGCATCACACCAGCGGTAATTAATGCTTCGGCGGGTGCAGTTGAGCATTTGTATGTGGCTCAAATTACCAATATTGCCCAAACTATCAAGCACCTGCAAGAGTACAATATTTGGGTGGCGGGAGTTGAAGATGATGAGCGGGCTGTCGATTTTGATAAGGCCAATTTGCGCGGAGCTTTAGCCTTGGTGATTGGCGCGGAAGGCCCAGGCTTGGCCCGCTTAACCCGCGAACGCTGCGATTTGTTGGTGCGCTTGCCGATGCGCGGCAAAGTCGCCTCGCTCAACGCCGCCACTGCTGGCTCAATCATTTTGTATCATGCTTGGCGAGTGAGGGGCTAG
- a CDS encoding PepSY domain-containing protein: MKPKFALLLAAVLTTFVLAIVVGVVRSLAQPSPIELAAGMDNTVPNVISDGDVQATATASDQAYQQQLLEASQRIEEANRTIDEANARLQEPIVVREPAPAQQPVAQVPAAQPVAQAPAQPTQAPVERSNAPQYAISAEQAGQLALAAAPGASLLATPELVNYAGTPAYEARLDRGLVYIDANTGAVLANTAVAPPTQAPAPTNAPAPSTISPDAAASAAVAYLGGGTVIKVELEEEHGALVYEVRFANDSRVYVDAYSGSVVYAKVESGSSDDSGSDDNGSDDVNDDHGGDSNSGSDDDHKDDDKKDDDDKKDDDN, from the coding sequence ATGAAACCCAAGTTTGCACTTTTACTTGCCGCCGTACTGACAACTTTTGTTTTGGCGATTGTGGTTGGCGTGGTTCGTTCGTTGGCTCAGCCTAGCCCAATTGAATTGGCTGCAGGTATGGATAACACTGTACCAAATGTAATCAGCGATGGTGATGTACAAGCAACTGCAACGGCCAGCGATCAAGCCTATCAACAACAATTATTGGAAGCCAGCCAGCGGATTGAAGAAGCCAATCGCACGATCGACGAGGCCAATGCCCGTTTGCAAGAGCCAATTGTGGTGCGTGAGCCTGCTCCGGCACAACAACCAGTTGCTCAAGTACCAGCGGCCCAACCCGTTGCGCAAGCTCCAGCCCAACCAACCCAAGCTCCGGTTGAACGCTCGAATGCGCCGCAATATGCAATTTCAGCCGAGCAAGCTGGCCAATTGGCTTTGGCCGCTGCACCTGGAGCCAGCTTATTGGCCACGCCAGAGTTAGTTAATTATGCTGGTACACCTGCTTACGAAGCACGGCTGGATCGCGGCTTGGTCTATATCGATGCCAACACTGGCGCGGTTTTGGCCAATACTGCGGTTGCACCGCCAACCCAGGCTCCTGCTCCAACCAACGCCCCAGCACCAAGCACAATCTCGCCCGATGCTGCTGCGAGTGCGGCGGTGGCCTATCTTGGTGGCGGCACGGTGATCAAAGTCGAGTTGGAAGAAGAACATGGCGCGTTGGTCTACGAAGTGCGTTTTGCCAACGATAGTCGGGTCTATGTCGATGCCTACAGTGGCAGCGTGGTCTATGCCAAGGTTGAGTCTGGTAGCAGCGACGACAGTGGCAGCGACGACAATGGCAGCGATGATGTCAATGACGACCATGGTGGTGACAGCAATAGTGGTAGCGATGACGACCACAAAGACGATGATAAAAAAGACGACGACGATAAAAAAGATGATGATAACTAA
- a CDS encoding GAF domain-containing sensor histidine kinase: protein MPSITLDAQRWQTFSQLLTATAYQNPQDLLDSFLQRLIEFWPAQAGALLYIDPLNVPFSLEHGELPADGHEMIEQARSVFERTTGGEQDLGVYGINDELALVELTLRSGDDEVGLLHLIVSADRVSPENEGELALLLVGVAGGAADRVALLNTTRSELDEMNLLYQVSQSIASDIDLRSLLRTIIEKVTQLVDSESASLLLVDEVHKELYFETPSSNNQELRSYRMPMDQGFAGWVVTHGQGLIVDDPQNDARFYRQVDSDISHQTRNILTVPVRSRERTVGVIQAVNKRNGPFTEHDLRTLSMLANQAAISIENANLYTKLKEERDRLIRKEEEVRHQINRDLHDGPTQSVAAIAMNIEFIKKLMQAMPERVEDELNSLAALVKKTYQELRTLLFELRPLGLETQGLIATLHEYASKFRDPSGMQVRFTPGNFLGRLAPQTAAATFMIIQEAVNNARKHAKASMVWIELFQDHERHMLTAVVRDSGIGFDLKSITTSYEERGSFGLLNMGERASLAGGSCEIRSSAGEGTQIIIRVPMLVEEMDE from the coding sequence ATGCCATCAATAACTCTCGATGCTCAACGCTGGCAAACATTCAGTCAGTTGCTCACGGCAACCGCCTACCAAAACCCACAGGATCTGCTTGATTCGTTTTTGCAACGTTTAATTGAGTTTTGGCCGGCCCAAGCAGGGGCATTGCTCTATATTGACCCATTGAATGTGCCGTTTTCGCTGGAGCATGGCGAATTGCCCGCAGATGGCCACGAAATGATCGAGCAGGCTCGCTCGGTCTTCGAGCGCACCACTGGCGGCGAGCAGGATTTAGGGGTCTATGGGATTAACGATGAGCTAGCCTTGGTGGAATTAACCTTGCGTTCCGGTGATGATGAGGTTGGCCTGTTGCACCTGATTGTTTCTGCCGACCGCGTATCACCTGAGAACGAGGGCGAATTGGCCTTGCTTTTGGTAGGTGTGGCTGGCGGAGCCGCCGATCGGGTGGCCTTGCTCAACACGACGCGCAGCGAGCTTGATGAGATGAATTTGCTCTATCAAGTGAGCCAATCGATTGCCAGTGATATTGATTTGCGCAGCCTTTTGCGCACGATTATCGAAAAAGTGACCCAATTGGTCGATAGCGAAAGTGCCTCGTTGCTGTTGGTCGATGAAGTGCATAAAGAGCTGTATTTTGAAACACCATCGAGCAACAACCAAGAATTGCGTTCTTATCGCATGCCAATGGATCAAGGCTTCGCTGGCTGGGTCGTAACCCATGGTCAAGGCTTGATTGTCGATGATCCGCAAAATGATGCGCGCTTCTATCGCCAAGTTGATAGCGATATTTCGCATCAAACCCGCAATATTCTGACTGTGCCAGTGCGTTCACGCGAGCGGACCGTTGGGGTAATTCAGGCGGTCAATAAGCGTAATGGCCCGTTTACCGAGCACGATTTGCGCACGCTCTCGATGCTGGCCAACCAAGCGGCGATCTCGATTGAAAATGCCAATCTCTACACCAAACTCAAAGAAGAACGCGATCGCTTGATTCGCAAAGAAGAAGAAGTGCGCCATCAAATCAATCGCGATCTGCACGATGGGCCAACCCAATCGGTCGCAGCAATTGCCATGAACATCGAGTTCATCAAGAAATTGATGCAGGCCATGCCTGAGCGCGTCGAAGATGAGCTTAATTCGTTGGCGGCCTTGGTCAAAAAAACCTACCAAGAGTTGCGTACTCTGTTGTTTGAGTTACGCCCGTTGGGTCTCGAAACCCAAGGCTTAATTGCAACCCTACACGAATACGCCAGCAAATTTCGTGATCCATCGGGGATGCAAGTGCGCTTTACACCTGGCAATTTCCTTGGTCGTTTGGCCCCACAAACTGCCGCCGCCACCTTTATGATTATTCAAGAGGCGGTCAATAATGCCCGTAAACATGCCAAAGCCTCAATGGTCTGGATTGAGCTTTTTCAAGATCATGAGCGGCATATGCTCACTGCTGTGGTGCGTGATAGTGGCATTGGTTTTGATCTCAAGAGCATCACGACTTCATATGAGGAACGTGGCTCGTTTGGGTTGTTGAATATGGGCGAACGGGCAAGCCTCGCTGGTGGCTCCTGCGAGATTCGTTCATCGGCAGGCGAAGGCACGCAGATTATCATTCGAGTGCCCATGTTGGTTGAAGAAATGGATGAATAG
- a CDS encoding histidine kinase: MLNRLRWRLTLIYACTALLLLAAVGGSVYWMTVRYFRFATERALLERMTLEFEQLAAPLPPALQAYRPQQLPDERPVDNGTLASTFVFTIDQNGQVFNPNPWNPPIQPDQAAIEAAKAGKLDLRTINLADGTQVALLTEKLTRSDGPAFLQVGRVLNEQEAALSTLLKGLVALWAGSVVVLGWFGWWLAGRSLRPAQQAWERQQAFIANASHELRAPLTLMRASSEIALRESTDPAEQQELLEDILAETYHMARLVEDLLLLSRLDAAKTNLQRETIDLTELCQDVAKDAGRLAQNAGVEIRVAHAEGQIKADRTRLRQVLLILLDNAIAHTPRGGSVVIHAERKQANYQISVIDTGKGIDPKHLKHIFERFYRVDSARIAGGRGNGLGLSIAQALIQAHNGTIEAQSNVGTGTTMMITLPK; this comes from the coding sequence ATGCTTAATCGATTGCGTTGGCGCTTAACCTTAATTTACGCTTGCACTGCTTTGCTGCTGTTGGCGGCAGTTGGCGGTAGCGTTTATTGGATGACAGTGCGCTATTTTCGCTTTGCCACCGAACGGGCCTTGCTCGAACGCATGACCTTGGAATTTGAGCAATTGGCCGCGCCCTTGCCGCCTGCCCTGCAAGCCTATCGCCCTCAGCAATTGCCCGATGAACGCCCAGTTGATAATGGGACACTTGCCAGTACGTTCGTTTTCACGATCGACCAAAACGGCCAAGTCTTCAACCCCAATCCGTGGAACCCGCCAATTCAGCCTGATCAAGCGGCGATTGAGGCGGCTAAGGCCGGCAAACTTGATCTGCGCACCATCAACTTGGCTGATGGAACCCAAGTCGCTTTGTTGACTGAAAAATTGACTCGAAGCGATGGCCCAGCTTTTTTGCAAGTTGGGCGCGTGCTCAACGAGCAAGAAGCGGCGTTAAGCACCTTGTTAAAAGGCCTAGTTGCTTTGTGGGCTGGGAGTGTGGTGGTTTTGGGCTGGTTTGGTTGGTGGTTGGCCGGGCGATCATTGCGGCCTGCCCAACAAGCTTGGGAGCGCCAACAAGCCTTTATCGCCAACGCCAGCCATGAATTGCGTGCCCCGCTGACCTTGATGCGAGCCAGCAGCGAAATTGCCCTGCGTGAATCGACCGACCCTGCCGAGCAACAGGAATTGCTTGAAGATATTTTGGCCGAAACCTATCACATGGCGCGGTTGGTTGAAGATTTACTGTTGCTCTCGCGGCTTGATGCTGCCAAAACCAATCTTCAGCGCGAAACTATCGATCTAACTGAGTTATGCCAGGATGTAGCCAAAGACGCTGGGCGCTTGGCACAAAATGCAGGAGTGGAGATTCGCGTGGCACATGCCGAGGGTCAGATCAAAGCGGATCGCACTCGCTTGCGCCAAGTTTTGTTAATTTTGCTGGATAACGCAATTGCCCATACACCGCGTGGTGGGAGCGTAGTTATTCACGCTGAACGCAAACAAGCTAACTATCAAATTAGCGTGATCGATACTGGCAAAGGCATCGATCCCAAACATCTCAAGCACATTTTCGAGCGTTTTTATCGGGTTGATAGTGCGCGAATCGCTGGCGGACGCGGCAACGGCCTTGGGTTATCCATCGCCCAAGCATTGATTCAAGCCCATAATGGCACAATTGAAGCTCAGAGCAACGTCGGCACTGGCACGACGATGATGATTACATTACCAAAATAA
- a CDS encoding acetate--CoA ligase family protein, whose product MLEEIFAPQSVAVVGASPDPSRLGHRVLKNVIDNGYKGRIYPIHPTASAVLGQTAYPSVAAVPADVELAVLVIPPQHVLNVVEECGQKGVRGLVVITAGFKEVGGEGVKLEHQLVEIVQRYGMRMVGPNCLGVIDTVSDLNASFAALMPADGEIAFMSQSGAVCTAILDWSKEANIGFSRFVSLGNKSDVDEVALLQAWGNDPQNKVILAYLEGISDGPGFIQAAREVTKRTPVIAIKSGTTAAGTRAISSHTGSLAGSESAYESAFGQSGIIRARTMEQLFDFALVFAYQPLLTGSRIAIVTNAGGPGIIATDAIERAGLQMAEFTPTTISHLQANLPATANVYNPIDVIGDAKADRYRIGIQAALTDPNVDAVLVLFTPQAGSEAEATVEAMAELSANQSKPIVASFMGAYSIKPALKLLNQYKIPNYEFPERAVSALEAMWQHRRWREQPAMTYARFDVDKAHVRELFAQVREAGRVELGEIEAREVMAAYGMRLPDSRLSRSPEEAAEIAKEIGFPVVMKISSPDILHKSDIGGVRVGIADPQAASDSYELIAYRARKFSPNARIWGVLVQEMARKGREVLVGVSRDPQFGALIGVGMGGIYVEVLKDVVFRLAPLSREEVREQLRAIRSFPLLQGVRGEQTADLEAVEDIVLRVSQLVSDFPEIVEMDINPLVVYNRGEGVIVLDARIILQG is encoded by the coding sequence ATGCTGGAGGAGATTTTCGCTCCGCAATCGGTGGCCGTGGTGGGAGCATCTCCCGATCCATCACGTCTTGGTCACCGTGTCCTCAAAAATGTAATCGACAATGGCTATAAAGGGCGAATCTACCCGATTCATCCTACTGCCAGTGCAGTTTTAGGCCAAACGGCCTACCCGTCGGTCGCTGCTGTTCCCGCTGATGTTGAATTGGCAGTTTTGGTTATTCCACCGCAGCATGTCTTAAATGTGGTCGAAGAATGCGGCCAAAAAGGTGTGCGCGGTTTAGTCGTGATCACCGCAGGATTCAAGGAAGTAGGCGGTGAAGGGGTTAAGCTTGAACATCAATTGGTAGAGATTGTGCAACGTTACGGCATGCGCATGGTCGGCCCCAATTGTCTTGGTGTGATTGATACGGTCAGCGATTTGAATGCTTCGTTTGCAGCATTAATGCCCGCTGATGGTGAAATTGCCTTTATGTCGCAATCGGGCGCGGTTTGTACCGCCATTCTCGATTGGAGCAAAGAGGCCAATATTGGTTTTTCGCGCTTCGTCAGCCTTGGCAATAAATCCGATGTTGATGAAGTGGCGCTGTTGCAGGCTTGGGGCAACGATCCCCAGAATAAAGTTATTTTGGCCTATTTGGAAGGCATTTCCGATGGTCCAGGCTTTATTCAGGCCGCCCGCGAAGTAACCAAACGCACCCCAGTTATCGCAATTAAAAGCGGTACGACGGCAGCAGGTACGCGGGCAATTTCCTCGCACACCGGCTCGTTGGCGGGCAGCGAGAGCGCCTACGAATCGGCATTTGGCCAAAGCGGGATCATTCGTGCTCGCACAATGGAGCAATTGTTTGATTTTGCCTTGGTGTTTGCCTACCAACCCTTGCTGACTGGCTCACGCATTGCGATTGTCACCAATGCTGGCGGGCCTGGAATTATCGCCACCGATGCGATTGAGCGAGCTGGCTTGCAGATGGCCGAATTCACCCCCACAACCATCAGCCATTTACAAGCCAATTTACCAGCCACCGCCAATGTCTATAATCCAATCGATGTGATCGGCGATGCCAAAGCTGATCGCTATCGCATTGGGATTCAGGCAGCCTTGACCGACCCGAATGTTGATGCGGTGTTGGTGCTGTTTACCCCACAAGCTGGCAGCGAAGCCGAAGCCACGGTTGAAGCCATGGCCGAGCTTTCAGCCAACCAAAGCAAACCAATTGTCGCCAGTTTTATGGGCGCATATAGCATCAAGCCTGCGCTCAAGCTGCTTAATCAATATAAAATCCCCAACTACGAGTTCCCTGAACGGGCAGTATCGGCCTTGGAAGCCATGTGGCAACATCGCCGCTGGCGTGAACAACCAGCCATGACCTATGCGCGTTTTGATGTTGATAAAGCGCATGTCCGCGAGTTATTTGCTCAAGTGCGCGAGGCTGGGCGGGTTGAACTTGGCGAGATCGAGGCGCGTGAAGTTATGGCGGCGTATGGCATGCGTTTGCCCGACAGCCGGCTTTCGCGTTCGCCTGAAGAAGCCGCCGAAATTGCCAAGGAAATTGGGTTTCCGGTGGTGATGAAAATTAGCTCGCCCGATATTCTGCACAAAAGCGATATTGGCGGGGTGCGCGTGGGCATTGCCGACCCGCAAGCTGCCAGCGATAGCTACGAGCTAATCGCCTATCGCGCCCGTAAATTTAGCCCAAATGCGCGGATTTGGGGGGTTTTGGTGCAGGAAATGGCACGGAAAGGCCGCGAAGTGCTGGTTGGGGTCAGCCGTGATCCGCAATTTGGGGCGCTGATTGGCGTGGGCATGGGCGGTATTTATGTCGAAGTGCTCAAAGATGTTGTATTTCGACTTGCGCCCTTAAGCCGCGAAGAAGTGCGCGAACAACTGCGGGCAATTCGTTCGTTTCCATTGTTGCAGGGCGTGCGTGGCGAGCAAACCGCCGATTTAGAAGCCGTTGAAGATATTGTGCTGCGGGTCAGCCAATTGGTTAGCGACTTCCCCGAAATCGTCGAAATGGATATTAATCCGTTGGTTGTCTACAACCGTGGCGAAGGCGTAATCGTGCTCGATGCCCGCATTATTCTGCAAGGATAG